GGGCGCATACGCGTCGTATTGTCGCCGGCGTCCTGGAGAAGGCCGGAATCACCACGATTCTCGTCACTCACGATCAGCCCGAGGCGCTTTCGTTCGCTGACCGCGTGGCAGTGATGAGCGCCGGGCGCCTTGCGCAGATCGGAACCCCCAGCGAAATATATTCCACGCCCATCGACGTCCCCACCGCGCAATTCATCGGCGACGCCGTCGTATTGGCAGCGTTCGTCACCGAAGGCACGGCCAGCTGCGCTCTCGGCGACATCGCGGTGACATCGAACGGCGTTCATGGCGACGCGCGCATTATGGTGCGTCCGGAGCAGATAGAACTTACTCCGGACGGCACAGGCGTATCGGGAAGAGTGATCGACGTCGAATACCTCGGATCGGAGATGCTGCTCGGCATCCGCCTGGATACCGCAACAGGAACAGACACCGAACGGGTGACGGTCCGGCGCTTCGGTGCCAGCACCCTGATCCCTGGGGATCACGTGTGCGTCCGTGTCGTCGGTCAGGCTGTTACCTACCCAGCCTGAAAAGGAGTCGGCGCACAGTTACCCTCGGTTATGGCCGTACACCCGAAGTTCCACGCAATTCCAGGCCTCACCAGCACCTTTGCCGACCAGTTGGAGGCCCTTGCGGTCCCGTGGGAAGGCGCGTCCGCACCCGAGCCGAGACTGCTCGTCCTCAACGAGGAGTTGGCGGCGTCGTTGAAGCTCGACGTCGATGCTCTGCGCGGTGAGGACGGGGTGGCCATCCTGTCCGGATCAGCAGCTCCCGAGGGTTCGACCCCAGTGGCGATGGCCTACGCCGGGCATCAATTCGGTGGATACGTACCCATGCTCGGCGACGGGCGCGCACTGCTGCTCGGTGAACTCGGCAGCGCCCAAGGCCAGGTCGATCTGCACCTCAAAGGATCTGGCCGTACCCCTTTCTCACGCGGCGGCGACGGCCTGGCCGCTACGGGACCGATGCTGCGCGAATACTTGATCAGCGAGGCGATGAATTCCCTGGGCGTCCCCACCACGCGAGCACTGTCGGTCACTGCCACCGGCCGCGACGTGATGCGCGAGGGCCCCGAGCCCGGCGCCGTGCTCGCCAGAGTCGCCGCCAGCCACATTCGCGTCGGAACGTTCGAGTTCGCGGTACGACAGGAAGGCCAGGTGCAACTGCTCGCCGACTACACCATCGCCCGTCACTATCCGAATCTTGCCGGGGACTACCTGGCATTCTTCGAGGCCGTCGTCGAGGCACAAGCGTCCCTGGTCGCGCGATGGATGCTCACCGGATTCGTACACGGGGTAATGAACACCGACAACACCACGATCTCCGGCCAGACCATCGACTACGGCCCCTGCGCTTTCCTCGATGCCTACGATCGGTCTGCGGTGTTCAGTTCGATCGACCACGGTGGCCGCTACGCCTTCGGAAACCAACCCACTGTGCTGCAGTGGAACTTGGCGAGATTCGGCGAGACGCTACTCGCGCTCATCGGACCTACTCCCGAACAAGCGATCCCGGCTGTGACGGAAATTCTCGATACCTTTTTCGATCGGTACGAACGCCACTTCGCGACGGGCATGGCGGCCAAGCTCGACCTGACCGAGGAGCAACTCGACGGGGTATCGGTCGACGATCTGCTCGCGCTCATGGAAACCCATGGCGCCGACTGGACCGGCACCTTTCGCGCTCTCGCCGACGAACTGCGCGGCAACCCCGAGCCCCTCGACGCTCTGATCCCGCGCGAACACAGCCAGCCGTGGCTCGACCGTTGGTGGTCCGTCCTGACCGACCATGACCACTCAGCCAAGGCGATGGACCGCACCAATCCGTTGTACATCCCACGCAACCATCTCGTCGACGGAGCCCTGCGCGCGGCAACGGGCGGCGACCTCGAGCCATTCGAGAAGCTACTCGACGTCGTGACACATCCGTTCGACATCCGCGAAGGCTTCTCGGACTATGCGCAACCTGCACCGCAACTGTTCGCGGAGAGCTTCCGGACATTCTGCGGGACCTGACCTGCGCTCGAAGGCTAGGCAGTTCTGTTGTCGACGCCAGGGACAAGGTGCGTTGTGATGCCGATGCGATTCCACGCGTTTATGGTGAAGATCTGCGCGATCAACTGGGCAATGCCGTGGTCGTCGAAATACTCGGCGACGCGGTCGTACACGTCGTCGGGGACACCACCTTGCGAGATCAAGGTGACCGATTCGGTGAGTGCCAAGACCGCCTGCTCCTTCTCGTCGAAGAAATTTCTCGCATCCCGCCACACCGCCACCAGCGCCAACTTCTCTTCGCTTTCCCCAGCTTTACGTGCGTCAGATGTGTGCATGTGCAGGCAGTACGCGCACCCGTTCAGCTGCGACGCGCGGATCCTTATCAGCTCGGCCAGGGCTGGATCGATTCCCGCTCTGGTGGCGGCATCGAGTGCAACCAGAGCCTTGCGGACTGCAGGATCGGAAGATGCGAAGTC
This region of Rhodococcus sp. PAMC28707 genomic DNA includes:
- a CDS encoding ABC transporter ATP-binding protein, coding for MTYTLEVHGLDKRFGPTPVLDQIGFTVESGSTTAIVGPSGCGKTTLLRLIAGFERPDAGTIALAGRVVAGGKWTPAHRRSIGYVAQDGALFPHITVGANVGFGLPRRGRTTARITELLEMVSLDASFATRRPDQLSGGQQQRVALARALAREPELMLLDEPFSALDAGLRAHTRRIVAGVLEKAGITTILVTHDQPEALSFADRVAVMSAGRLAQIGTPSEIYSTPIDVPTAQFIGDAVVLAAFVTEGTASCALGDIAVTSNGVHGDARIMVRPEQIELTPDGTGVSGRVIDVEYLGSEMLLGIRLDTATGTDTERVTVRRFGASTLIPGDHVCVRVVGQAVTYPA
- a CDS encoding protein adenylyltransferase SelO, whose protein sequence is MAVHPKFHAIPGLTSTFADQLEALAVPWEGASAPEPRLLVLNEELAASLKLDVDALRGEDGVAILSGSAAPEGSTPVAMAYAGHQFGGYVPMLGDGRALLLGELGSAQGQVDLHLKGSGRTPFSRGGDGLAATGPMLREYLISEAMNSLGVPTTRALSVTATGRDVMREGPEPGAVLARVAASHIRVGTFEFAVRQEGQVQLLADYTIARHYPNLAGDYLAFFEAVVEAQASLVARWMLTGFVHGVMNTDNTTISGQTIDYGPCAFLDAYDRSAVFSSIDHGGRYAFGNQPTVLQWNLARFGETLLALIGPTPEQAIPAVTEILDTFFDRYERHFATGMAAKLDLTEEQLDGVSVDDLLALMETHGADWTGTFRALADELRGNPEPLDALIPREHSQPWLDRWWSVLTDHDHSAKAMDRTNPLYIPRNHLVDGALRAATGGDLEPFEKLLDVVTHPFDIREGFSDYAQPAPQLFAESFRTFCGT
- a CDS encoding carboxymuconolactone decarboxylase family protein, with product MTTRIDFASSDPAVRKALVALDAATRAGIDPALAELIRIRASQLNGCAYCLHMHTSDARKAGESEEKLALVAVWRDARNFFDEKEQAVLALTESVTLISQGGVPDDVYDRVAEYFDDHGIAQLIAQIFTINAWNRIGITTHLVPGVDNRTA